AAGCTGAATCCGATAGCGCGTGACACCGTGCCGCAATTCGTGAAATTGACAATCGAGTTTGGCGGTGATTCCTTGTTCGGTCAACAATCGCCCGGCTGCCTGATCGTTCGATTCGTCGGTGGTTAACACGGTGCGTGGGAACTCCCACATGTCGGCCCAGCGTCCGGTCTTCGGGCGTTGCACCAGCAGCATTCGCCCAGCGCGGCGGAGGATGACGGCCACTTCCCGAACGGATTCAATCACTGTTGCGGTGGGTGCCATCGGAATGCTGGCTTGTTCGCCAAGGTGGTTTGCCGCACAGAAGCTGGCGACAGGGCATTTGGAACAGGCTGGTGCGTCGGGAGTGCAGACCAGCGCACCAAGCTCCATGAGCGCCTGATTGAAATCGCCGATGCGAGCGGTCGGCAAAATCCGCTCCGCCGTCTGCCAAAGCCACTTCTTGCCGGTCGTGTCTCGGGGATCATCTCGATATGCGAATAATCGAGACAGTACCCGAATGGTATTGGCTTCGACGATCGGGAGTCGGAGATCGAATGCCTGGGACAACACGGCCCCAAGAATGTATCGACCGACACCGGGAAGTTCCTCCCAGGTTTTCGGGTCGCTCGGCAGACCATTTGTGGATAACGGCGCCAGTTGTTTCGCGGCTTGGTGCAAATGTTTGGCCCGACGATAGTAGCCTAGCCCTTCCCATTCGCGGAGTACAGTCTGTTCATCGGCGGCGGAAAGATCGTGAATCGTCGGGAATCGGCGAAGGAACCGCTCGAAGTGCGGAATCACCGTTTTGACTTGCGTTTGTTGCAGCATCACTTCGCTGACCCAGATTCGGTAGGCATCCCGATTGTCTCGCCAGGGCAAAATCCGCTGATGGGCATCAAACCAAGCGAGGAGAGCGGTTGCGAATTCGGGGGCATCGGGGGTGGACATCAAATCCATGCTCGTCCAAGAAAAGGAAAACACAAGATCCCTGGCGAAGAGATCTTGTGTCGGGTTGAACATACCGGAGTCGAAATACTCGCGGAGACGCGATTAGGTTCGACGGCGTTGCGTGTACAGTTTCAGAATATCCGCTGCGACGTTGGAGTTCGCAACTTTGTCATCGGCTTTCGCGGCCGGTTTTTTGGCATCCGCGGTCGGATTCAACCCTGGCATCTCCATGACGGTGCTTCCTTCCGGAATTCCGTCTGCGGTCGGCGAGGGAGTATCGTCATCATCGCCCATTCCAAGCAGTAAGGCGGCGAGTCGTTCCGAATTCTGGCCGTCGGTCTCTTTGGATTCATCGCGGTTGAGCGCAGAATCATCGACCGTCGCGGCGACTGGTTTCGGTGCTGGTTTGGCTGCGGGTGCCACAGTCTTTGCTTCGGAAACCACGGTTTCTTTTGCGGAAGCGGCAACCGTTTGCGATGCGGCGGCTTTGGCCGGAGTCGCCGGCATGCTCGGCTTGCTGTCCGATTGAACAACCGGCACTTGAATCTGAATCCGGAACTCGAGTGGACCGACCTGCAGATAGTCTTGATCGTTGAGCAGAACTTCTCCGGAAATTTGCGATTTATTGACAAATGTCCCGTTGGTGCTGCCGAAATCCTTAATGAACACTTTGCCGTCGCGCTGAATGATGGCGCAATGCTGTTTGGAAATGACCTGACTGGCAGGACGGAGTTGGCACTTTTCGTCCCGACCGATGATAAACTCAGGAACACTAATGGGAATTTGCTTCCCTTGGTGAACCCCTTGGGCAACGATTAGATTAACCTTCATCACATGACCCCTTCTCCACGAAA
This DNA window, taken from Tuwongella immobilis, encodes the following:
- the mutY gene encoding A/G-specific adenine glycosylase; translated protein: MSTPDAPEFATALLAWFDAHQRILPWRDNRDAYRIWVSEVMLQQTQVKTVIPHFERFLRRFPTIHDLSAADEQTVLREWEGLGYYRRAKHLHQAAKQLAPLSTNGLPSDPKTWEELPGVGRYILGAVLSQAFDLRLPIVEANTIRVLSRLFAYRDDPRDTTGKKWLWQTAERILPTARIGDFNQALMELGALVCTPDAPACSKCPVASFCAANHLGEQASIPMAPTATVIESVREVAVILRRAGRMLLVQRPKTGRWADMWEFPRTVLTTDESNDQAAGRLLTEQGITAKLDCQFHELRHGVTRYRIQLAAWLADHEAGEFAAIGYQNQVWTSLEELANYPVSVPQRQLIQRLRSDGRSVSLFD
- a CDS encoding FHA domain-containing protein translates to MKVNLIVAQGVHQGKQIPISVPEFIIGRDEKCQLRPASQVISKQHCAIIQRDGKVFIKDFGSTNGTFVNKSQISGEVLLNDQDYLQVGPLEFRIQIQVPVVQSDSKPSMPATPAKAAASQTVAASAKETVVSEAKTVAPAAKPAPKPVAATVDDSALNRDESKETDGQNSERLAALLLGMGDDDDTPSPTADGIPEGSTVMEMPGLNPTADAKKPAAKADDKVANSNVAADILKLYTQRRRT